A stretch of the Sphingosinithalassobacter tenebrarum genome encodes the following:
- a CDS encoding putative bifunctional diguanylate cyclase/phosphodiesterase: protein MTTQTKSQFARPRIDARALLGLYDPADTTDWGPIRAAQMQAGSQLALFMLGANVIGAAMVALLLANLVPQWQLASWGALVAAVALAVAFRRLQVRNRTSVTATLAHVRDTVLDGIALGAVWSIPAFAFSQTAGSEAALGLWIILSLLMTASAVAMAALPLASIVFIAIVGGSVTLVQALSGSPVPAAAAALFTALLILGTFRGGKALVVIRANEMGLAERDETVSLLLREFEEDSGDWLWEIDSQRRVVRANPRFAVSIGADPKTINGTPFLQLLAGPTWEAGNFAAGLRDLAEKLKARETFRDLLLPVYVDGEERWWEMSASPRYDERGAFCGFRGVGSDVTEARRSADKINKMARYDTLTGLPNRLMIQETLAKAISDADKWNSRCGFMMIDLDRFKAVNDTLGHPIGDRLLGRVAERLQQLCTPNETVGRLGGDEFAVVVRDASDSAAMEQLAFRIIEHISKPYEVDQNTLYIGASVGVAIGPRDGRTAEMLIRSADLALYRSKDAGGGVFHAYEPKLHVAAEERRVLEIALREAVDKGEMHLTYQPVVDAGTGRLTGFEALLRWTHPEFGNVSPAKFIPLAEDARLIAPIGEWVLRSACQEAARWDDTVRVAVNVSAEQLHNPAFAKFVAQALTQSGLPPQRLELEVTESVFMHEGTMAVKVLEKILDMGVRLSLDDFGTGYSSLGYLSRTRFSSIKIDRSFVQGASKGEQEAIAIIRAVVALAQSLGMATTAEGVETEEEHHLVQALGCSKVQGYYFGRPLPVNEARALAIRGPGGAIAAA, encoded by the coding sequence GTGACTACACAGACCAAATCGCAATTCGCCCGGCCGCGGATCGATGCCCGCGCATTGCTCGGCCTGTACGACCCGGCGGACACCACCGACTGGGGGCCGATCCGCGCCGCCCAGATGCAGGCGGGCAGCCAGCTGGCGCTGTTCATGCTGGGCGCCAATGTGATCGGCGCCGCGATGGTCGCGCTGCTGCTGGCCAATCTGGTGCCGCAATGGCAGCTGGCGAGCTGGGGCGCGCTGGTCGCCGCGGTCGCGCTGGCAGTGGCGTTCCGGCGGCTTCAGGTCCGCAACCGTACCTCGGTGACGGCAACGCTCGCGCATGTTCGCGATACCGTGCTCGACGGCATCGCGCTCGGGGCGGTCTGGTCGATTCCCGCCTTTGCCTTCTCCCAGACGGCCGGATCGGAAGCCGCCCTGGGATTGTGGATCATCCTGTCGCTGCTGATGACGGCATCGGCGGTGGCGATGGCGGCGCTGCCGCTCGCATCGATCGTGTTCATCGCGATCGTCGGCGGATCGGTGACGCTAGTCCAGGCGCTGTCGGGTTCGCCCGTCCCCGCCGCCGCCGCCGCTTTGTTCACGGCGCTGCTGATTCTCGGCACCTTTCGCGGCGGCAAGGCGCTGGTCGTCATTCGCGCGAATGAAATGGGCCTTGCCGAACGCGACGAAACCGTAAGCTTGCTGCTCCGGGAATTCGAAGAGGATAGCGGCGACTGGCTGTGGGAAATCGATTCGCAGCGTCGCGTGGTCCGCGCCAACCCTCGCTTCGCCGTATCGATCGGCGCCGACCCCAAGACGATCAACGGCACGCCGTTCCTGCAATTGCTCGCCGGGCCGACCTGGGAAGCGGGCAATTTCGCCGCCGGGCTGCGCGACCTGGCCGAGAAGCTGAAGGCGCGCGAAACGTTTCGCGACCTGCTCCTGCCCGTCTATGTCGACGGCGAAGAACGCTGGTGGGAAATGTCGGCAAGCCCGCGTTATGATGAACGCGGTGCCTTTTGCGGGTTTCGCGGCGTCGGTTCGGACGTCACAGAGGCGCGCCGCTCGGCGGACAAGATCAACAAGATGGCCCGCTATGACACGCTGACCGGCCTGCCCAACCGCCTGATGATCCAGGAAACGCTGGCCAAGGCGATAAGCGATGCCGACAAGTGGAATTCGCGCTGCGGCTTCATGATGATCGACCTCGACCGCTTCAAGGCAGTCAACGACACGCTCGGCCATCCGATTGGCGATCGCCTGCTGGGCCGCGTCGCCGAGCGGTTGCAGCAGCTATGCACGCCCAACGAGACGGTCGGCCGGCTGGGCGGCGACGAATTCGCCGTCGTCGTGCGCGACGCCAGCGATTCGGCGGCGATGGAGCAACTTGCCTTCAGGATCATCGAGCACATCTCCAAGCCGTACGAAGTCGACCAGAACACGCTGTATATCGGTGCCAGCGTCGGCGTCGCCATCGGCCCGCGCGACGGACGGACGGCCGAGATGCTGATCCGGTCCGCCGACCTCGCCCTGTATCGTTCGAAGGATGCCGGCGGCGGCGTCTTCCACGCCTATGAGCCCAAGCTGCACGTCGCCGCGGAAGAGCGCCGCGTCCTCGAAATCGCGCTGCGCGAGGCCGTCGACAAGGGAGAGATGCACCTCACCTATCAACCGGTGGTTGATGCCGGGACGGGACGATTGACGGGGTTCGAGGCACTACTGCGCTGGACGCATCCCGAATTCGGCAACGTCTCCCCGGCCAAGTTCATTCCGCTGGCCGAGGATGCGCGGCTGATCGCGCCGATCGGCGAATGGGTGCTGCGCTCGGCCTGTCAGGAGGCCGCGCGATGGGACGATACCGTGCGCGTCGCAGTCAATGTCAGCGCCGAACAGCTTCACAATCCGGCCTTCGCCAAATTCGTCGCGCAAGCACTGACGCAATCGGGGCTGCCGCCGCAACGGCTGGAGCTGGAAGTCACCGAAAGCGTGTTCATGCACGAAGGCACGATGGCAGTGAAAGTGCTCGAGAAGATCCTCGATATGGGCGTGCGCCTCAGCCTCGACGATTTCGGGACGGGCTATTCCTCGCTCGGCTATCTCAGCCGCACGCGCTTCTCCTCGATCAAGATCGACCGCAGCTTCGTGCAGGGCGCGTCCAAGGGCGAACAGGAAGCGATCGCGATCATCCGTGCCGTGGTGGCGCTGGCGCAGAGCCTGGGCATGGCGACGACCGCCGAAGGCGT
- a CDS encoding AAA family ATPase, translating into MIERLAVSGYRSLRDLVIAPAPLTLITGANGSGKSSLYRSLRLLAEVAQGQLIGSIAREGGLPSTLWAGPEKFSREMLSGEMPVQGTVRSEPTYLRLGFATEDYGYAVDLGLPQPPTAFPYDPEIKAEALWMGPKLARSGAIAERRGPMVRLRTEETGEWRTAHTDLASFDSMMTHAADPRDGIELLMLRERMRGWRFYDSLRTDREAPARRPQILTFTPQLSADGGDLASAIRTIRAIGDGAAFDESIDDAFPGSKVAISAGDHADIEMRQPGLLRPLTTPELSDGTLRYLLLVAALLSPRPAELIVLNEPESSLHPALIAPLARLLLLASRHSQVIVVTHSAALRETLSGDPRADEIRLEKRLGETLAPEKEQPDWHWPAR; encoded by the coding sequence ATGATCGAGCGCCTTGCCGTTTCGGGCTATCGCTCGCTGCGCGATCTGGTGATCGCGCCTGCACCGCTGACGCTGATCACCGGCGCCAACGGCAGCGGCAAATCGAGCCTCTATCGATCGCTGCGGCTGCTTGCCGAAGTCGCGCAGGGGCAGTTGATCGGATCGATCGCGCGTGAAGGCGGACTGCCCTCGACTCTCTGGGCGGGGCCGGAAAAATTCTCGCGCGAGATGCTGTCGGGCGAAATGCCGGTGCAGGGAACGGTGCGTTCCGAGCCGACCTATCTGCGGCTGGGATTCGCGACCGAAGACTATGGCTATGCCGTCGATCTGGGCCTGCCCCAGCCGCCCACCGCCTTCCCCTACGACCCCGAGATCAAGGCCGAAGCGCTGTGGATGGGGCCGAAGCTCGCGCGTTCGGGTGCGATCGCCGAACGGCGCGGGCCGATGGTGCGGCTGCGCACCGAGGAAACGGGCGAATGGCGCACCGCGCATACCGATCTCGCCAGTTTCGACAGCATGATGACGCATGCCGCCGATCCGCGTGACGGCATCGAGCTGCTGATGCTGCGCGAGCGGATGCGCGGCTGGCGATTCTACGACAGCCTGCGCACCGATCGCGAAGCGCCCGCACGGCGGCCGCAGATCCTCACCTTCACGCCGCAGCTTTCGGCCGATGGCGGCGATCTCGCTTCGGCGATTCGTACGATCCGGGCGATCGGCGACGGAGCGGCGTTCGACGAAAGCATCGACGATGCCTTTCCCGGCTCGAAGGTCGCGATATCGGCGGGCGACCATGCCGATATCGAAATGCGCCAGCCGGGGCTGCTGCGCCCGCTGACGACGCCCGAACTATCGGACGGCACGCTGCGCTATCTGCTGCTCGTCGCGGCATTGCTGTCTCCGCGCCCCGCCGAACTGATCGTTCTCAACGAGCCCGAATCGAGCCTTCACCCCGCGCTGATCGCGCCGCTGGCCCGATTGCTGCTGCTCGCGTCGCGCCACAGCCAGGTCATTGTCGTCACGCATAGCGCGGCGCTGCGCGAAACGCTTTCCGGCGATCCGCGCGCCGATGAAATCCGGCTCGAAAAACGGCTCGGCGAAACGCTGGCGCCGGAGAAGGAACAGCCCGATTGGCACTGGCCCGCGCGGTAG